One Paraburkholderia kururiensis DNA window includes the following coding sequences:
- a CDS encoding glycine-rich domain-containing protein gives MHEQEADVARMWLAIDALDFARMKAKLLHRRDGQWTPETVARAEAGYRQFLKLAAQYPDTAIVPSEEVDQFWHAHILDTKRYANDCERIFGFVLHHNPYVGIDGADDEARLFELASATGALMERTFGTAAQEQAQAAAYCAVTPGAQAQPAYCAITPGVEAQAAYCAVTPNAEAKPAYCAIAPGVQAAPPAYCAITPSQGQGDGVQTRH, from the coding sequence ATGCATGAGCAAGAGGCAGACGTAGCACGGATGTGGCTGGCGATCGATGCACTCGACTTTGCGCGGATGAAGGCCAAGCTGCTGCACCGGCGCGACGGGCAGTGGACGCCTGAAACAGTGGCGCGCGCCGAGGCGGGCTACCGCCAGTTCCTGAAGCTCGCGGCGCAGTATCCGGACACGGCCATCGTACCGAGCGAAGAAGTGGACCAGTTCTGGCACGCGCACATTCTGGACACGAAGCGCTATGCGAACGACTGCGAGCGCATCTTCGGTTTCGTGCTGCATCACAACCCGTATGTGGGCATCGACGGCGCGGACGACGAGGCGCGCCTGTTCGAACTGGCGTCCGCCACTGGTGCACTGATGGAACGGACGTTCGGTACAGCGGCACAGGAACAGGCGCAGGCTGCGGCGTATTGCGCGGTGACGCCGGGTGCGCAGGCCCAACCTGCGTATTGCGCGATCACGCCGGGAGTCGAGGCCCAGGCCGCGTATTGCGCCGTTACGCCGAACGCGGAAGCGAAACCGGCTTACTGCGCGATCGCGCCCGGCGTGCAGGCCGCGCCGCCGGCTTACTGCGCGATTACACCGTCGCAGGGGCAAGGCGACGGGGTGCAGACGCGGCATTGA
- a CDS encoding enterotoxin, whose translation MPPNATSSSLFAMSSWSGTPAFQAGSERQSFGNAAIAMSWRVVDTRLCDFALVDRLHARTLTLSTPFALTLADGRVLDMRDLTLLASPSEETLEANPSASCLAGQIAGKRIVATLTDDEARFLVRWSVEQRDGSSYLRERVSITALKRDEPVVNVAMLGIDGVCARHATEAGEGLDGVPVIVGDVYLGIELPRAQNRARNGAVTLTVSRALPLSKDKTVEYSAVAGVARSGQMRRDFAAYVERERAHPYRPFLHYNSWYDIGYLTPYTAKQAVERIETVGRELHARRDVHIDSFMFDDGWDDLSGSWHFSRDFPQGFVPLREAAARFGAAPGVWLSPWGGYCEPREARVARGAASGYEVVDRGFALSGPNYYARFHEVVMTLLGTHGVNHFKFDGTGNADHVVPGSRFDSDWDAAIHLIEDIRAAKPETFINLSTGTHPSPFWLRFADTIWRDGADHGFAGTGCDRERWITYRDAQTYRNVVVRSRLFPLNSLMLHGIICAQHCKGLEAPQGEAFAHEVRSFFAGGTQLQELYVTPSLLAERDWDVLAQAARWARGNADVLRDTHWIGGAPDALEVYGWAAWSPRRAIVTLRNPDQHMQRFVLDLREALALPDGAATHFEVHEPPWGGAHIRSMPGKVEADQPLAFKLEPFEVLTVEFAVP comes from the coding sequence ATGCCACCGAACGCCACCTCGTCTTCGTTGTTCGCGATGTCCTCGTGGTCGGGCACGCCGGCGTTTCAGGCCGGTAGCGAGCGGCAGAGCTTCGGCAACGCCGCGATTGCGATGAGCTGGCGCGTGGTCGACACGCGCCTTTGCGACTTCGCGCTCGTGGACCGTTTGCATGCCCGCACGCTTACGCTCAGCACGCCGTTCGCGCTCACGCTCGCCGATGGTCGTGTGCTCGACATGCGCGATCTCACGTTGCTCGCGTCGCCGAGCGAAGAAACGCTCGAGGCGAATCCATCGGCCTCGTGCCTCGCCGGGCAGATCGCCGGCAAACGCATTGTCGCGACCTTGACCGACGACGAAGCGCGCTTTCTCGTTCGCTGGAGCGTCGAACAACGCGACGGTTCGTCGTATCTGCGCGAGCGTGTGTCGATCACAGCGTTGAAGCGGGACGAACCCGTCGTGAACGTCGCCATGCTCGGCATCGACGGCGTCTGTGCCAGGCATGCGACCGAGGCCGGGGAGGGGCTCGACGGCGTGCCCGTCATCGTGGGCGACGTCTATCTGGGGATCGAACTGCCGCGCGCGCAGAATCGCGCGCGCAACGGCGCGGTGACGCTCACGGTTTCGCGCGCACTGCCGCTCAGCAAGGACAAGACCGTCGAGTACAGCGCGGTCGCGGGCGTGGCGCGCAGCGGGCAGATGCGCCGCGACTTCGCTGCCTACGTCGAACGCGAGCGGGCGCATCCGTACCGTCCGTTTCTGCACTACAACAGCTGGTACGACATCGGCTATCTGACGCCGTACACCGCGAAGCAGGCGGTTGAACGCATCGAAACGGTGGGGCGCGAACTGCATGCGAGGCGCGACGTGCATATCGACTCGTTCATGTTCGACGACGGTTGGGACGACCTGAGCGGTAGCTGGCATTTCAGCCGTGATTTTCCGCAAGGCTTCGTGCCGCTACGCGAGGCCGCCGCGCGCTTCGGCGCCGCGCCCGGCGTGTGGCTCTCGCCGTGGGGCGGCTATTGCGAACCGCGCGAGGCGCGCGTTGCGCGAGGTGCCGCGAGCGGTTACGAGGTGGTCGATCGAGGCTTTGCGCTTTCGGGGCCGAACTATTACGCGCGTTTTCACGAGGTGGTGATGACGCTGCTCGGCACGCATGGGGTCAATCACTTCAAGTTCGACGGCACAGGCAATGCGGACCACGTCGTGCCAGGCAGCCGCTTCGACAGCGACTGGGACGCGGCGATTCATTTGATCGAAGACATTCGCGCGGCAAAGCCGGAGACCTTCATCAATCTGAGCACCGGCACGCATCCGTCGCCGTTCTGGCTGCGCTTTGCGGACACGATCTGGCGCGACGGCGCGGATCACGGCTTCGCGGGCACGGGCTGCGACCGCGAGCGCTGGATCACGTATCGCGATGCGCAGACGTATCGCAACGTCGTTGTTCGAAGTCGACTGTTTCCGCTCAATTCGCTGATGCTGCACGGGATCATCTGCGCGCAGCATTGCAAAGGGCTGGAGGCGCCGCAAGGCGAAGCCTTCGCGCACGAGGTGCGCTCGTTCTTCGCGGGCGGCACGCAATTGCAGGAGCTTTATGTCACGCCGTCGCTTCTCGCGGAGCGCGACTGGGACGTGCTCGCGCAAGCAGCCCGATGGGCGCGCGGCAATGCGGACGTGTTGCGCGATACGCACTGGATCGGCGGCGCGCCCGACGCGCTGGAGGTCTATGGTTGGGCCGCGTGGTCTCCGCGGCGTGCCATCGTGACGCTACGCAATCCTGATCAGCACATGCAGCGCTTCGTGCTGGATCTGCGCGAAGCGCTGGCGTTGCCCGATGGCGCCGCGACGCATTTCGAAGTACACGAGCCGCCATGGGGTGGTGCGCACATACGGTCGATGCCGGGCAAGGTGGAGGCGGACCAGCCGCTCGCGTTCAAGCTTGAGCCCTTCGAGGTGCTCACAGTCGAGTTCGCCGTGCCGTAG
- a CDS encoding ATP phosphoribosyltransferase regulatory subunit, with protein sequence MPALWSQDTFVQKAGGSEIIGQMWAFDDKKGRPCCLIPEATALFQEQCATLLARRQERLLFYVARCYRYERPQAGRYREFWQLGFECLSRDTQRALERSQVIASGFLDSLGLRYELDDAARRGLSYYLDGRGFEMRCRELGAQQQVAGGGAYREGAGFGIGAERVLLALSAQGLA encoded by the coding sequence GTGCCCGCCCTGTGGTCGCAGGACACCTTCGTCCAGAAAGCCGGCGGCAGCGAGATCATCGGCCAGATGTGGGCCTTCGACGACAAGAAGGGGCGTCCGTGCTGCCTGATTCCCGAGGCGACTGCGCTTTTTCAGGAGCAGTGCGCGACGCTGCTCGCGCGGCGGCAAGAGCGGCTGCTGTTCTATGTGGCGCGATGCTACCGCTACGAGCGGCCTCAGGCGGGCCGCTATCGTGAGTTCTGGCAGCTCGGATTCGAATGCCTGAGCCGCGACACCCAACGCGCGCTGGAGCGTAGTCAGGTTATTGCGAGCGGCTTTCTCGACTCGCTGGGACTGCGCTACGAACTGGACGACGCAGCACGCCGGGGACTCAGCTACTACCTGGACGGACGCGGCTTCGAGATGCGTTGTCGCGAACTCGGCGCGCAGCAGCAGGTGGCAGGAGGCGGCGCGTATCGAGAGGGCGCGGGCTTCGGCATAGGAGCGGAGCGCGTGCTGCTCGCGCTATCGGCGCAAGGGCTCGCGTAG
- a CDS encoding beta-galactosidase, protein MTNDPPPPDEHRVQPVPRSDEPDGTLHRTFAFSADGAHFLLDGEPFQIRSGELHPARIPVEYWQHRIRMVRAMGMNCIALYVMWNYHEAQPGVFDFETDNRDIEAFVRLCQRERMWVLLRPGPYVCAEWDLGGLPWWLLRYPDIVLRTGWAGDPRYMAAVARYIAELAVRVKPLMIAAGGPILMIQIENEFGSYAHNPPYLEEIRALWLQHGVTGPFYTEDGLMQLQQNRSRVAGGAIALSNGDAAQIAAARQAFPDVPVMAGEVYPGWLTHWGDAAFQGTAVDIGEKLDAFMRERLSFNLYVIHGGTSFGFHAGANTDDRTGAYQPDITSYDYAAPINEQGTATPKYAKYREIVARCLSSPLPEVPAPLPTIERRGSAALMPVAYASIWDNLPDALPVDETVDPQPFERYGQAFGCALYRTTLPAEAMQADSGLEAGGVHDYATVFVDGQYVGGISRARMPAQHAKRHGVVNEGEAPLTLPAGVGTRSVAGRTHNASRSLDIFVEGMGRVNYSHAMVDRKGLLGPVMLRYANGRIETLRGWQVFPLPMDDAFMAALRPVCTQPQRPGMFFKATLTLDEIGDTYLDMRRWTKGMVWVNGRNLGRYWHIGPQTRLYCPAPWLVRGANDVLIFDLHETEAKPIELVRTLS, encoded by the coding sequence ATGACGAACGATCCGCCGCCCCCCGACGAGCACCGCGTGCAGCCCGTCCCGCGTTCGGACGAACCCGACGGCACGCTTCACCGCACCTTTGCCTTCAGCGCCGACGGCGCGCATTTTCTGCTGGACGGCGAGCCGTTCCAGATTCGCAGCGGCGAACTGCATCCCGCGCGCATTCCCGTCGAGTACTGGCAGCACCGCATTCGCATGGTTCGCGCGATGGGCATGAACTGTATCGCGCTTTACGTGATGTGGAATTATCACGAAGCACAGCCCGGCGTATTCGATTTCGAAACGGACAATCGCGACATCGAAGCATTCGTCCGCCTCTGTCAGCGCGAGCGCATGTGGGTGCTGTTGCGGCCCGGCCCGTATGTCTGCGCCGAATGGGACCTGGGCGGCCTGCCGTGGTGGCTGCTGCGTTATCCCGACATCGTGCTGAGAACCGGCTGGGCCGGCGACCCGCGTTACATGGCGGCCGTCGCGCGCTACATCGCCGAACTGGCGGTGCGCGTGAAGCCGCTCATGATCGCGGCGGGCGGGCCGATCCTCATGATCCAGATCGAGAACGAGTTCGGCTCGTACGCGCACAACCCGCCCTACCTCGAAGAAATCCGCGCGCTCTGGCTGCAACACGGAGTGACAGGCCCGTTCTATACCGAAGACGGCCTCATGCAGCTCCAGCAGAATCGCAGCCGCGTGGCGGGCGGCGCCATCGCGCTCAGCAACGGCGACGCGGCGCAAATCGCGGCCGCACGCCAGGCGTTCCCCGACGTGCCCGTCATGGCCGGCGAGGTGTACCCCGGCTGGCTCACGCACTGGGGCGACGCCGCGTTCCAGGGCACCGCAGTCGACATCGGCGAAAAGCTCGACGCATTCATGCGCGAGCGGCTCTCGTTCAATCTCTACGTGATCCACGGCGGCACCAGCTTCGGCTTCCATGCGGGCGCCAACACGGACGACCGCACCGGCGCCTACCAGCCCGACATCACCAGCTACGACTACGCGGCACCCATCAACGAGCAAGGCACGGCCACGCCGAAGTACGCGAAGTATCGCGAGATCGTGGCGCGCTGTCTGTCTTCGCCGCTGCCCGAGGTGCCGGCGCCGCTTCCCACCATCGAACGCCGGGGCAGCGCAGCGCTGATGCCCGTGGCCTATGCGTCGATCTGGGACAACCTGCCCGACGCATTACCCGTGGACGAGACCGTCGATCCGCAACCGTTCGAGCGGTACGGCCAGGCGTTCGGCTGCGCGCTCTATCGCACGACGTTGCCCGCCGAAGCGATGCAGGCCGATAGCGGGCTGGAAGCAGGCGGCGTCCACGATTACGCCACCGTGTTCGTGGACGGCCAGTACGTGGGCGGCATCTCTCGCGCGCGCATGCCCGCGCAACACGCGAAGCGGCACGGCGTGGTGAACGAAGGAGAGGCGCCGCTTACGCTGCCGGCGGGCGTGGGTACGCGAAGCGTTGCCGGGCGGACGCACAACGCTTCAAGGTCACTGGACATCTTCGTCGAGGGCATGGGTCGCGTGAACTACAGTCACGCGATGGTGGATCGCAAGGGACTGCTCGGGCCCGTCATGCTTCGGTATGCCAACGGTCGCATCGAAACGCTGAGGGGCTGGCAGGTATTTCCGCTGCCCATGGACGATGCGTTCATGGCCGCCTTGCGCCCCGTCTGCACGCAGCCGCAGCGGCCCGGCATGTTCTTCAAGGCGACGCTGACGCTCGATGAAATCGGCGACACGTATCTCGACATGCGACGCTGGACGAAAGGCATGGTATGGGTCAACGGACGCAACCTGGGCCGCTACTGGCACATCGGGCCGCAAACGCGGCTCTACTGCCCTGCCCCCTGGCTCGTGCGCGGCGCCAACGACGTGCTGATCTTCGATCTTCACGAGACAGAGGCAAAACCCATCGAGCTTGTACGCACGCTTTCGTAG